The genomic window AAACGATGATGAATATAGGGCATTCCACTTGGAGGCTTCCTCACTTATTATCATTTTCAGCGATATTCAGAATAGATCACTAGTCACCGTGCTTTTCAAGTGAAATAATCCATTAACGCATTTAGCATTTAATTGAGGTTCTCTATCAGAATGGCCAATAAACATAACCCGATGAAAATAACCTTGGTTCGTCAGGCTATTGCCTCAGCGCTATTTGCTTTTGGACTCATGTCTCTTTCGCCTGCACCCAGCATGGCGGCAAATCAAATCACTGAAAATAAAGATCAGCTAAACAATTTACTGCAAAACATTGCGGAAAAAGAGAAAAGTGTCAAAGCGCAGCAAGCTAAAAGAAGTCACCTTCTCAACCAACTTCAGCAACAAGAAAAAAGTATTTCTGCTGCAAGCCGTGAGCTGCATGAAACAGAAACACAACTCAAGCAGCTTGATAAAGAGATTGCGTCATTAAACAGCAACATTAGCCAATTACAAAAACAAAAAGTGGCTCATGAAAAATTACTTTCTGAACAACTGGATTCGGCGTTTAGGCTTGGAAAACATCAAGGACTTTCATTATTTTTAAAAGGTGAGGAAGGCCAACGTGAAGAACGCATTCTTGCCTATTATAGCTACTTGAACCAAGCTCGCGAGAAAACAATCAAAGAGTTAGAAGAGACAACCCAAGAATTACATCAACAAAGAAAATTAGAACAAACAAAACAAAAAGAGCAAAAAACGGCTCTAGCTCACCAGCAACAAGAAAAACGTAAGTTAGATAATGCTCAGGTTGCACGTAAGCAAACACTTACTGCTCTTGAAAGCACATTGAAAGAAGATCAAAAGAATCTTGCGCTCTTAAAACAAAACGAAGCAAGGTTAAGAGATAAAATTGTACGAGCTGAACGAGAAGCTAAAGCGCGTGCTGAACGTGAAGCGCGTGAAGCAGCGCGTATTCGGGCGGAAGTTGCAGCCAAAGAACGCAAAGCCAAACAAACGGGCTCAACGTATAAGCCATCAGAAAGTGAACGCTCACTTATGTCACGAACTGGTGGACTAGGTCGCCCAGCAGGTCAAGCCTTATGGCCGGTTCGCGGACAAACTATTCATAATTATGGCGAGGCTATTTCAGGTGAATTGCGCTGGAAAGGAATGGTTATTGGTGCGAATGAAGGCACTCAAGTTAAAGCTATTGCCGATGGTCGCGTATTGTTAGCAGACTGGTTACAAGGTTATGGGCTCGTTGTCGTTGTTGAACACGGTAAAGGTGATATGAGCTTATATGGCTATAACCAGAGTGCATTGGTGAATGTTGGGCAAGAAGTTCGCGCAGGGCAACCAATTGCTTTGGTGGGTAGCAGTGGCGGCCAAGAACGTCCTGCTTTGTATTTTGAAATTCGCAGACAAGGTAAAACAGTCAATCCGCGCCCATGGTTAGGTAAATAATTCAACGATTTTGCCAACCTCTCGATGAATAAACAGGCATTGTGTTCTTTACCTTGATTAATAGGAAAAATATTATGTTAAAACACAGGCCTTCAAAGGTGCTCATTGGTTTATCTTTACTGATCATGGGTAGTATTCAGGCCAGTGCAGCAAAATTAGCGATTGTAATTGATGACTTTGGTTATCGGACAAAGGAAGATAACCAAATTCTGGCACTTCCCACGCCAGTCACCATTGCAATTCTACCCGATTCACCTCATGGTCAATTAGTGGCGAACAAAGCACATCAGCAAGGTAGGGAAATTTTAATCCACATGCCGATGAAACCATTGAGCAAACAGCCGTTAGAAAAAAATACGCTAGCGCCATCAATGAGTGCGGAAGAAGTCGACAGAATAATCAAACGAGCAATTAACCAAGTGCCTTATGCTGTAGGGATGAATAATCATATGGGAAGTGATATGACATCCAACCTAGCGGGTATGCGCCATGTGATGAGCTCACTCTCTCAGTCTAATTTTTTCTTTTTAGATAGCGTAACGATTGGAAATACTCAAGCAGGCAAAGCAGCTAATGAATTTGGCGTACCAATTGTTCGCCGCCATATTTTTCTTGATAATCACCAATCCGAAGAAGAAACTCGCGCTCAACTCAATAAAGCCGTAAATTATGCTCGAAAACATGGTTATGCGATTGCCATTGGTCATCCGCATCCCTCGACAGTCCGAGCATTGCAAAAATACTTGCCTCAGCTACCCAATGATATTGAATTAGTGGCAGTCAGCTCCCTGCTGAGTCCAAGTGTGTCAGTTAAAGGTCAAACATCAAAAGAACAAAACTCATTAAAAATGCAGCCGGAATCGCCTTCTACACCAGAATCTTCTACTACAGTAGAAAAAAAATCAGAGATTATTCCTGTAACCCCAGCAACAAAAGAGAAACAACCACAAACATTTGAAATTGGGACATGTGAATTTACATTACCAGAACAATCTTCCGCACCTAAGTTAGAAGGGATCCATCTATTAATGTTTGTTGTTGAAGCATTATATCAAGACCCACAAATACAGCCTTATTTAAAGCAGCAACCTAAGAAAAAACCGCTTTTTTCTGATGAATAAGCAAATAGGGATTATGTCACTTCATTATCTTAAAGCGTAATAATCCCTGCTTTTATGTCATTATCAATAGCATCTAGTAGCAATGAAACATCAAATTTATCCATATCATCGCCCCCTTCTGTACCAAGAAATTCAGTGGTAAATAGCTGCACTGCCTTATCGCTATTTGGCCCCCACATGATATTGTTGTCATATTTTTTAATATGCCGTCTATTATTGTAGATACAATATTGCCTTACATTATATAAGGTTGCGAGATGTACAATCGCAGTATCCACAGTAATGACAATATCGGCGGAACAAACAAGCGCAAATGAATTTGCAGCATCTTTAAATGGCGATAGCGTAACATTTTCTAAATGCTGGCAATCTATCTTTTTCCCCATATTAAAAACAATAGTATAAAAACCGGGGATTGAATTTAGGTGTTCCAATACTGTATTAATTTGTTGTTGCGATAATATGCGATTTTTCTGTGAACCAAATGGATTAAAGATTACAATATTTGTGTATTTCTGCTTGAGTGTAGCCGCTAATTTATAAGGCTCGGGATATTGATTTTCATCCAAATTTAAATTTGCAGTATAATGGCTGCTATCGATTTGAAGTAAATCCAATACTTTAATCATCCGCTGAGTAACATGAACATCTCGAGTATCAATAATATTCGTATCAAAATTTGATATCTCTAATTGATTGAATCCTATCGCATGTTTTGGTTTGATCAAAAATAATGTTCTTAATCGGTGCATGCTAGTTGTATCAATATCAAAAAAATCAATGACTAAATCTAGTTTTAATTTTTTTAACTCGCGATGCATCGCGCCATTTTTCTTATTGTGATAACTAAAGAATTTATCGACCTCAATAATGTCCTTAAATATCGGTTCTAGTCGTTCTGGTGCAATAACATAAACTTGCATGCCTTTATCTTTTAATCTTTTGATAAAACCTGAGGTGACAATCGAATCACCAATGGCTTGTTTATGCATTAATAGACAAACGCTCTTAATTTCGTCAGGCTTGAGTTCACTTTTTTTGCGAAAAAATGCCTTAAAATAAAGAAGCTTTATTTTTGATTTTACTCTTCTTAAGTATCTATTTTTGCTTCTATTAAAATGCCTTAGCGTTGCAAGAATTCCCATTTATTTACCTTGTAAAATCATTCGCGCAATTTATTATATAATGTCTATATCCATTGAAAAATAAAGCACTTATCAAGTTTTTCCAGCATTTAACTCTCAAACAACAGTAAGGTCAAGCCGACTTTCTTGATATACAATTAATATGACTCTCTCAACGAGAGAAGTATAACACCTATCATCTAGCAACTATTTGTTTGTCGATCTCTCATGCTGTCGTCAGTGCGTAGAAATGCTATTATAAATCCTAATTCGTATTCTTTTTGTTCTTAACTCATTGAGGTATGCCCGATGATTATTGTCACTGGCGGCGCTGGTTTTATTGGCAGCAACATAGTAAAAGCACTGAATGACGCAGGTCGTACAGATATTCTGGTTGTAGATAATCTAAAAGATGGTACTAAGTTTGCCAACCTTGCTGACCTCGATATTGCTGACTACATTGATAAAGAAGAATTCATTGTTAGCATCATTGCTGGTGATGATTTTGGCGATATTGATGCTGTGTTCCATGAAGGTGCCTGCTCCTCCACAACTGAGTGGGATGGTAAGTATATGATGGATAACAACTATCAATATTCAAAAGAGTTACTACATTTTTGTTTAGAACGTGGTATTCCATTCCTTTATGCTTCTTCCGCTGCAACCTATGGCGGCCGCAGTGATAACTTCATTGAAGCACGTGAATTTGAAAAACCATTAAACGTTTATGGTTATTCTAAATTTCAGTTCGACCAATATGTGCGCAGTATTTTGCCTGAAGCTGAATCTCAAGTCTGTGGTTTTCGTTACTTCAATGTTTACGGTCCGCGAGAAAATCATAAAGGCAGCATGGCAAGCGTCGCCTTTCACCTCAATAACCAAATTAATGATGGTAATAATCCGAAGTTATTTGAAGGAAGTGAAGACTTCCGTCGCGACTTTATTTATGTGGGTGATGTTGCGGCCGTTAACTTATGGTTCTGGCAAAATAATATTTCGGGGATCTTTAACTGCGGTACTGGCAATGCGGAATCATTCCAAGCTGTCGCAGATGCAGTGATCCAATTCCATCAGGATAAAAATGTTTCAGTTGAATACATTCCATTCCCGGAAAAATTGAAAGGCCGCTACCAAAGCTTTACTCAAGCAGACCTAACCAAACTAAGAGAAGCTGGTTATACCGCACCATTTAAAACTGTTGCGGAAGGAGTTACTGAGTATATGCAATGGCTCAATAAAGAAGATTAATACAAATTTTATGAAAATATTGGTGATCGGCCCCTCTTGGGTAGGGGATATGATGATGTCACAGAGCCTTTATCGCACATTAAAGGCACAATATCCTCAAGCTCAAATTGATGTGATGGCGCCACAATGGTGCCGTCCACTTTTAGCGAAAATGCCAGAGGTCAATAAGGCGATCCCAATGCCACTTGGGCATGGTGCGCTGCAAATTGGGGAACGACGTCAGCTAGGTATCAGTTTACGCAAAGAAAACTACGATCAGGCGATTGTTCTTCCTAATTCGTTCAAATCCGCATTAGTGCCTTTTTTTGCCAATATTAAAAAGAGAACGGGCTGGCGTGGCGAGATGCGCTACGGGCTGCTTAATGATATTCGCACTTTAGATAAAACCGCTTTCCCACTGATGGTTCAACGCTATGTTGCCCTTGCTTATGATAAACAAAACATTCATAGCGCAGCAGATATTCCATCACCGATTTTATGGCCCAAATTAGTTATTCATCAACAAGATATTTATGATGCGCTCAACGCATTTGATATTGATGACACCCGCCCAACCATCGGCTTTTGTCCCGGTGCAGAATTTGGCCCAGCAAAACGTTGGCCTCATTATCACTATGCCGCACTCGCTGAGCAGCTAATTAATGAAAAAGGCTATCAAATTTTATTGTTTGGCTCACAAAAAGATGATGAAACAAGCGAGAATATCCGCCAAAACTTACCGGAGAATATCCGTTCACATTGCATCAACCTTGCAGGCAAAACCTCTTTAGAACAAGCCGTTAATTTGATTGGCTATTGCCAAGCAATTGTCAGTAATGACTCTGGATTAATGCATGTTGCTGCCGCACTGGATAAACCATTGGTTGCCCTTTATGGCCCAAGTAGCCCTGATTTCACGCCACCTTTATCCAATAAAGCGGAAGTGATTAGGCTAATTAGCGGCTACCATAAAGTTCGTCAAGGGGATGGCGAAAGTGGTTATCACCAAAGTTTAATTGATATTCAGCCTCAATTAGTCATTGAAGCATTAGATCGCTTACAGATAGGTGCTGATTAATGCGTGTATTATTAGTGAAAACATCATCAATGGGAGATGTTCTCCATTCATTGCCAGCCTTAACTGATGCCAAACACGCTTTACCGGATATTCAATTTGATTGGGTAGTTGAAGAAAATTTTGCACAGATCCCAACATGGCATAACGCAGTCAATCACGTTATTCCCGTTGCGATTAGACGTTGGCGAAAAAATTGGTTTAGTGCGCCGATCAGAGCCGAACGTGCAGCTTTTCGCGCACAACTACAAGCAACACACTATGATGCAATTATTGATGCACAAGGGTTACTAAAAAGTGCTTTTTTAGTCACTAGACTCGCTCATGGCGCGAAGCATGGCTATGATCGCCATAGTATTCGAGAACCTCTTGCGAGTTTATTTTATGATCATCGTTACCGAGTCAGCAAACAGCAACACGCTGTTGAGCGTATTCGCCAACTATTTGCGGATAGCTTGCATTATAAATGCCCAACACAGAAAGGCGATTATGGCATTGCCCAACACTTTTTATGTTCAACGCCTGAGCAACAAGCACCGTATTTAATTTTTTTGCATTCAACAACGCGTGATGATAAACATTGGCCTGAAAATCATTGGCGTAAGTTAATAGCACTGATGGCACCTACGGGGTTGAGAATTAAACTGCCTTGGGGAACTGAGCATGAACATCAGCGAGCTTTACGACTTGCCGAATGTTTTGATTTTGTTGAAGTGCTTCCTAAATTAACACTTGCCCAAGTTGCCGAACAAATTGCCAATGCGCAGGCTGTAGTTTCTGTAGATACCGGGCTTAGTCATTTAACGGCGGCATTAGATAAAACCAATTTTACGTTGTTTGGCCCAACTGATCCTGGATTAATTGGTGGATATGGCCAAAGGCAACATGAAATAAAATCCATAAATAATTCAATGGAATCTATTACACCAACAGCGGTCTTTGAGCAATTAGCTGACAAAAAGATTGTGTTGGGTAATCAGTAGGGTGAATTATTAAAGAGTAAATGAGGAAAACCCATTTATTGGTTTTCAGCTAGAGACATGAGGCGGCTAATAAACAGCCGCCTTTTGCTAAAAAGTCGATTATTTCTCAGGTGCGATAAAACCAAAACACATTGTTTTTGGCGTTGCATCAGGCTCTGAGCGATAAATCACATCTTCTTTTTCAATCGTAAACTGCGGCCAATATTTACGTACCTTATCAAAATTTTCATGATTGCAATCATCATATTTTTGGCCAAGTAATATTGCACCATGCTGGCGGATCTCTTCCTCTGTAATATCACGGTTATAAATATTTGGTGGCATATGATGCTCCAATGTCCATGGTTGGATTACATGAGGTCTATCTTGAGCATAAATGATAAACCATTGATGCAAGTTATCTTCTCCACCAACATATTTAAGAGGAACACCATAGCGCTGATGCCAACGCTGCTCACCTTCAGCAATCAAGGTTTTTACGCCAATAAACTTTTGCCCCGCACCGCGAATATTTGCCGCTTGTACAATGCAATAGCCCAGCAAAATAACACCACCAAAAATAGCTAAACCAATTAATGGCTTTTTCAGTGATTTTTTCGGCATTACCGTAATGGAACCAATAAATATAGGTGCACACACCGCCATAAAAGGTTGTAGCCATTCAGTAATGCGCCCGCCATCATGGAAAGAGAACCAGACATAAATGACAATCAGTG from Providencia sneebia DSM 19967 includes these protein-coding regions:
- the envC gene encoding murein hydrolase activator EnvC, yielding MANKHNPMKITLVRQAIASALFAFGLMSLSPAPSMAANQITENKDQLNNLLQNIAEKEKSVKAQQAKRSHLLNQLQQQEKSISAASRELHETETQLKQLDKEIASLNSNISQLQKQKVAHEKLLSEQLDSAFRLGKHQGLSLFLKGEEGQREERILAYYSYLNQAREKTIKELEETTQELHQQRKLEQTKQKEQKTALAHQQQEKRKLDNAQVARKQTLTALESTLKEDQKNLALLKQNEARLRDKIVRAEREAKARAEREAREAARIRAEVAAKERKAKQTGSTYKPSESERSLMSRTGGLGRPAGQALWPVRGQTIHNYGEAISGELRWKGMVIGANEGTQVKAIADGRVLLADWLQGYGLVVVVEHGKGDMSLYGYNQSALVNVGQEVRAGQPIALVGSSGGQERPALYFEIRRQGKTVNPRPWLGK
- a CDS encoding divergent polysaccharide deacetylase family protein, giving the protein MLKHRPSKVLIGLSLLIMGSIQASAAKLAIVIDDFGYRTKEDNQILALPTPVTIAILPDSPHGQLVANKAHQQGREILIHMPMKPLSKQPLEKNTLAPSMSAEEVDRIIKRAINQVPYAVGMNNHMGSDMTSNLAGMRHVMSSLSQSNFFFLDSVTIGNTQAGKAANEFGVPIVRRHIFLDNHQSEEETRAQLNKAVNYARKHGYAIAIGHPHPSTVRALQKYLPQLPNDIELVAVSSLLSPSVSVKGQTSKEQNSLKMQPESPSTPESSTTVEKKSEIIPVTPATKEKQPQTFEIGTCEFTLPEQSSAPKLEGIHLLMFVVEALYQDPQIQPYLKQQPKKKPLFSDE
- a CDS encoding glycosyltransferase family 9 protein; the protein is MHKQAIGDSIVTSGFIKRLKDKGMQVYVIAPERLEPIFKDIIEVDKFFSYHNKKNGAMHRELKKLKLDLVIDFFDIDTTSMHRLRTLFLIKPKHAIGFNQLEISNFDTNIIDTRDVHVTQRMIKVLDLLQIDSSHYTANLNLDENQYPEPYKLAATLKQKYTNIVIFNPFGSQKNRILSQQQINTVLEHLNSIPGFYTIVFNMGKKIDCQHLENVTLSPFKDAANSFALVCSADIVITVDTAIVHLATLYNVRQYCIYNNRRHIKKYDNNIMWGPNSDKAVQLFTTEFLGTEGGDDMDKFDVSLLLDAIDNDIKAGIITL
- the rfaD gene encoding ADP-glyceromanno-heptose 6-epimerase; amino-acid sequence: MIIVTGGAGFIGSNIVKALNDAGRTDILVVDNLKDGTKFANLADLDIADYIDKEEFIVSIIAGDDFGDIDAVFHEGACSSTTEWDGKYMMDNNYQYSKELLHFCLERGIPFLYASSAATYGGRSDNFIEAREFEKPLNVYGYSKFQFDQYVRSILPEAESQVCGFRYFNVYGPRENHKGSMASVAFHLNNQINDGNNPKLFEGSEDFRRDFIYVGDVAAVNLWFWQNNISGIFNCGTGNAESFQAVADAVIQFHQDKNVSVEYIPFPEKLKGRYQSFTQADLTKLREAGYTAPFKTVAEGVTEYMQWLNKED
- the rfaF gene encoding ADP-heptose--LPS heptosyltransferase RfaF, which gives rise to MKILVIGPSWVGDMMMSQSLYRTLKAQYPQAQIDVMAPQWCRPLLAKMPEVNKAIPMPLGHGALQIGERRQLGISLRKENYDQAIVLPNSFKSALVPFFANIKKRTGWRGEMRYGLLNDIRTLDKTAFPLMVQRYVALAYDKQNIHSAADIPSPILWPKLVIHQQDIYDALNAFDIDDTRPTIGFCPGAEFGPAKRWPHYHYAALAEQLINEKGYQILLFGSQKDDETSENIRQNLPENIRSHCINLAGKTSLEQAVNLIGYCQAIVSNDSGLMHVAAALDKPLVALYGPSSPDFTPPLSNKAEVIRLISGYHKVRQGDGESGYHQSLIDIQPQLVIEALDRLQIGAD
- the rfaC gene encoding lipopolysaccharide heptosyltransferase RfaC, coding for MRVLLVKTSSMGDVLHSLPALTDAKHALPDIQFDWVVEENFAQIPTWHNAVNHVIPVAIRRWRKNWFSAPIRAERAAFRAQLQATHYDAIIDAQGLLKSAFLVTRLAHGAKHGYDRHSIREPLASLFYDHRYRVSKQQHAVERIRQLFADSLHYKCPTQKGDYGIAQHFLCSTPEQQAPYLIFLHSTTRDDKHWPENHWRKLIALMAPTGLRIKLPWGTEHEHQRALRLAECFDFVEVLPKLTLAQVAEQIANAQAVVSVDTGLSHLTAALDKTNFTLFGPTDPGLIGGYGQRQHEIKSINNSMESITPTAVFEQLADKKIVLGNQ